One candidate division KSB1 bacterium DNA segment encodes these proteins:
- a CDS encoding CoB--CoM heterodisulfide reductase iron-sulfur subunit B family protein, translating to MKLSYYPGCTLKDKTTHLDETTKASTRALGIELQELETWTCCGATYPLTEEKIANLIPQIRILRNVRQAGNEQVTTTCAFCYSTLKRANRAIALDPMRRQRVNAFLRDDEPVRPYKEKTETPGDYEGEVAVLHLLEVFRDQFGWDKLTKAVKKPLDGLKVAPYYGCKLLRPPKEMEFDDPENPTTFENFLSALGCEVVDFPFKSECCGSYLSLSAPDAASRVSYLILKSAIQNGAEVVALSCPLCYYNMDLRQRDIARLYAGFRQVPVLFFTQLLAVALGLDEKILGLERHYVDVRPILKQKNLIQ from the coding sequence ATGAAACTCTCCTACTACCCCGGGTGCACGCTCAAGGACAAGACTACTCATTTGGACGAGACCACAAAGGCGTCCACGCGCGCGCTAGGCATCGAGCTCCAGGAGCTTGAGACGTGGACCTGTTGCGGCGCTACCTATCCCCTCACCGAAGAAAAAATCGCCAACCTCATCCCCCAGATTCGCATCCTGCGCAACGTCCGGCAAGCTGGCAATGAGCAGGTGACTACTACCTGCGCCTTTTGCTACAGCACGCTCAAGCGCGCCAATCGTGCGATTGCGCTGGACCCGATGCGCCGCCAGCGAGTGAACGCTTTCCTGCGTGACGACGAACCGGTGCGACCCTACAAAGAGAAGACGGAAACGCCGGGCGACTACGAGGGAGAGGTTGCCGTCCTTCATCTCCTCGAAGTATTCCGTGACCAGTTCGGTTGGGATAAGCTAACCAAGGCAGTCAAGAAGCCTTTAGACGGCTTGAAGGTGGCGCCGTACTACGGCTGCAAACTCCTCAGGCCGCCGAAAGAGATGGAATTCGACGACCCGGAAAACCCCACCACATTTGAGAACTTTTTGTCCGCACTGGGCTGCGAGGTGGTCGACTTTCCTTTCAAGTCCGAGTGTTGTGGTTCATATCTTTCGCTCTCTGCGCCAGACGCCGCCTCGCGCGTCTCTTACTTGATCCTCAAATCGGCGATACAAAACGGCGCCGAGGTGGTCGCCTTGAGTTGCCCCCTGTGCTACTACAACATGGATTTGCGCCAAAGGGACATCGCCCGGCTGTATGCCGGATTCCGTCAGGTGCCGGTCCTTTTTTTCACCCAGCTCCTGGCAGTGGCCTTGGGACTCGATGAAAAGATCCTCGGGCTGGAGCGACACTACGTGGACGTGCGCCCGATCTTGAAACAGAAGAACCTAATCCAGTAG
- a CDS encoding 4Fe-4S dicluster domain-containing protein encodes MAPHQVTADVDAVRGRLSGERSSQGAGFSLATRVVNSEFVRRVRDLSGVDPRECYQCGKCSSGCPMTPEMDIIPSQVIRLLQLGQEQEVLGCKTIWLCASCFQCYSRCPKGIDFSRLAEALRMLAMAAKVEYLAPEDVPSEVLQEAPQQALVSAFRKYGL; translated from the coding sequence ATGGCACCTCATCAGGTGACCGCGGATGTAGATGCCGTGCGAGGGCGTCTTTCAGGCGAACGGAGCTCCCAGGGGGCTGGCTTTTCATTAGCCACGCGCGTGGTCAACAGCGAATTCGTGAGGCGCGTACGCGACCTCAGCGGGGTCGACCCGCGCGAATGCTACCAGTGCGGCAAGTGTTCCTCCGGGTGCCCCATGACTCCGGAAATGGACATTATCCCCAGCCAGGTCATCCGTCTGCTGCAGCTTGGCCAGGAACAAGAGGTCTTGGGGTGCAAAACGATATGGCTGTGCGCCTCGTGTTTCCAGTGTTACTCCCGCTGCCCCAAGGGGATCGACTTTTCCCGGCTGGCCGAGGCCCTGCGCATGTTGGCCATGGCGGCCAAGGTTGAGTACCTGGCTCCTGAAGACGTGCCGTCGGAGGTGCTCCAGGAGGCGCCCCAGCAGGCGCTCGTCAGCGCCTTCCGCAAGTATGGCTTGTGA